The Thermosynechococcus sp. CL-1 genomic interval CGTGCCCCTTACGGGCAGCAATCCATTCGCTACGCACCATTGATAGAATCCTCTCTAGACAGCTTCCCTGCGCCAGCATGATCTGGTTCAGGTTCTAAGGGTTTGCTCTCAGCCTGCTCTGACCGCAGACACCCCTAGCATGTCGTTCATTCTACCACTTTGCCCTTGGGGGGGTGGGGATCAGTCTAAAACGTCAATGCGTACAGGCCCGACACCGGCACCAATGAGGCCAATGGCAGCCGCAGCGCCCCGCGAGAGGTCAATTTCCCGTCCCCCCGTAAAAGGCCCGCGATCGTTAATGCGCACCACTACTGAGCGGCCATTCTGGAGATTGGTCACCCGTACCCGTGTCCCAAAGGGCAGTGTGCGATGAGCCGCCGTCAGGGCATCCTGATCAAATCGCTCGCCATTGGCAGTGCGGGCACCATGGAAGCCGGGGCCATACCACGAGGCAATACCCGTCAACTGCATCCGAATTGGTCCCATGGCCACAACGGTATTTGGGCTACCCTCTACGCTGGTTAGGGCAGGGGCATTCCCCAGTTGGCGGCGGATCAGGTTAGTAATGCGCAGGGCGTTTTCATCATTGCGTTGTGAACTATTGGGAAGCGTGACTTGATTGTTCAGAGTCAGGAGAGGTTCTTTGTCGGCGTAGATGCGGTATTGCTGTTGTTGGGCATCCCAACCCACGCGCACAAGGTTGGCATCAAAGCCCTGTTCGTGGAGCTGATTGAGGCGAGCGGTAAGAAGGGTTGCCTGTTGGGCTGCTTCTGAGAGGGTGGTTTGCTCTGGCATTGCGGCGCCGTTGGCGGCAGCGACTTTGACGCCCTCTGTGGCTGCTACCCGTTGACCCAAGAAGGTGAGTACGGGAATCCCCCGCAAATAGACGGTTACGGCTTCGCGGCCTTGCTGTTGGTGACGATGCAGACTGGCGATCGCCCGTGTGGTGGTGGGGGCGGTGGATTGGCGTTCCCCAACTTTTGTGGCAACGACGGGGGAAGAGGGGGCTGAACCTGACTCTATGGCTGGTGTGGTTGTGGTTGCACGGCTACTGGAAAGGATTCCCAACACAGCCAAGGTGGTTGTTGTCAGACCCACATAAAGCGTTTTTTTCATAGGCGTCCGTTAAAAAGGGCATCCATACGGCTGGACAGTAGGGCACCAACATCACACAGGGGTTACCCCTACTGGTGCCGCGTTCGCTCTCATCGCGGAACTGTTTCAACCTACCACGAAGGCCTAGAATCAAGCATCAGGAGCATTTTGTTCATTACAAACATTTTGAAAAAGAATAAAAAAGCGCTGAAGGCGGTGAAACCTACGCAGACTGGCATATTAACGGAATTTACGGTTGGCGAAAGAAAATAAGAAAATTTTATAAACTTTTAACAAATCGTTTTTAATTTCTGAAGATTTCTGTGACTCAGATCACCGAAAATAAAAATTTATCTAAAAGAGAAAATTTGCTTTTTGTGACCTTTTCTGTGTGCCATAGGACGATTTCTCACCCAATTTTGTTTCCCGTTTTACCCCTGTTGGGATGCGCCTCTAGCCACTTCATAAAGTGCATTGCCCAAGGAATGGCTCTCTTCTCTAGCGCATAAAACGGGGATATAGTCCGTAGGGAGCCGAACCATGGAAGATAGGGATGACTTGCGGCGTCGTCTTGAAAACTTAGAAACCGCTGTGGCTGCCCTGCAGCGATCGCTCGAGATTCTGCAAAGAGCCATTCTCCGTGAAGACCTCTCCTCTTCTGGCGTCCCAGAACCTGCAACACCATCAACGCCACCTGAGGAACCGACGGCGATCGCTCCTGCCCCTGCTGCTGAACCGCAACCCCCAGCGCCTGAATCTCCAGCGGTGCCACCGTTACGCCCAGTGAGGCCTTCCCAAGCTGACTGGCTACAAAATTGGGAACTGTGGCTCAACCGTCTCGGCATCGGCCTGCTGCTGTTGGGGATTGGCTTCCTCTTTCGGTACGCCGTTGAATTGGGCTGGATTACCGATGCGGTTCTTGTGGCCATGGGCTTTGTCATTGGTACGGGGCTGATGGGGTTGGGCTGGCGGTTGCAGCGGCGAGCCATCTTTAGCCAGTTTTTGCAGGGGGGCGGCCTTGCGACCTATTACCTGACGATCTTTGCGGCCTATCAGTTTTTGTCCGTCATGCCTTGGGGTGTGGCCTTCCCGGTGATGGTGTTAGTGACCCTAGGGGCATTTTTCATCTCGTTGCGCCAAAATCGAGCCATTTTTGCAGTGATTGGCGTGGTTGGCGGCTTAGCAACCCCTTTGCTGCTCTACAACACAGAGATGAGTCGTCCTTTGGCCTTGGCCAGTTATACCTTTTTAATTCTCTTGGGCAGTTGGGCAATTTACGCAGTGAAGGGCTGGCGATCGCTGCTGCTGTCAGCTTTTTGGTTGGGATGGCTGATGTTAACGGTGTCTATTACTGCTCAACGGCTTGATCGGGTCGTGGCATTACAGACCATTCTGGCGTTGACTTGGCTGGGCTTTACGGTATTACCCCCTTGGTATCAGGGGCGCAATCACGACAGGGCAGGGGAGCTGTATCGCCCTCAGGAGACTTCCCCACCGTCCTATGGTCAGACGATCGCCCTCTTTAATCCGCTGATTGCTTTGGGCTTAAGTGCCTTCCTCTGGGATTGGTCGGCAACGCTAACGGGTCGGGTCTTGATCCTATTTGGCGGCCTTTACCTAGTGACTAGTGTACTGTGGCGACGCATTCCCCAGCCTTGGCGTTGGGTCTATAGCTTGACGGGGTTAGTGCTAATTGCCTTTGGAATCGTTGTGCGTTACGACAGCAATCGCTTTATCCTCGCACCGCTGGCGATCGAGGGGTTGATTTTGCATTATCTGAGCCAACACTATGCCTCGCGCACCCTGCGGGTTATTGCCCATCTTTGGTGGGGACTGCTCGGCCTTGGTTTTGTTGGGCAACTGCTCTTTACCGCTGCCGATCGCCCCCCGCTGTTGAATGTCGCTTTTTTCTCCCATTTGGTGGTGCTTGCAGCCGCAGCCGTCAGTATCCGTTTTTTGCCCCCACCCACCCGCCCCCTTTACTGGATATTGGGCTATGGGGTGACGATGATCTGGATGCAGCACGAACTGGCGCCCTTTGGCACCGGGGCAGCCACCCTTGTCTGGGGACTCTTTGGCGTTGGACTGCTGATCTATGGGTTGCGACGGGACACCTCAGCGGTGCGCACGGTGGCTTTAATCACGTTGATCATTACTTTGGTGCGGCTTTTCTTCGTTGATCTCATCCATCTTGCGCCGGTGTGGCGAGTGCTCCTATTTATGGGGTTTGGTTTGATTTTTTTGCTGCTGAGCTATTTTTTCCGCGCCCTGTGGCGGCGATCGCCCGTGGAATCCTCTAGGATCAGTGAAGAAACCCCAAGCAACGAGTCCGAAGAAAACCCATGACCCGCATTGCTGATCTGCGCCGTGATTACCGTCGTCAACGTCTCCTCGAAAGTGAGGCGGCTGAGGATGCGATCGAACAGTTTCGCCTCTGGTTTACGGATGCGGTCAACGCTGAATTACCGGAACCCAATGCGATGACACTGGCCACCATTGGCTTAGATGGGATGCCCGCTGCGCGAGTGGTGTTGCTCAAAGATGTGGACGATCGCGGGTTTGTCTTTTTCACGAACTATCGCAGTCGCAAAGGTCTAGAATTAGCCGCCCATCCCAAGGCCGCCCTTGTCTTTTGGTGGGCAGAGCTAGAACGGCAGGTGCGCATTGAAGGCACTGTTGAGCAAATTAGTGCAGCGGAGTCCGATGCCTACTTCCAGAGTCGTCCTTTGGGTAGCCGTTGGGGGGCATGGGCATCCCAGCAGAGTGAGGTTTTAGAATCCTACGCCGATTTGGAAGCCCGCCTTGCCGAAGTGGAAGCCCGCTACGGTGAAAATGTTCCCCGGCCAGAGCATTGGGGGGGCTATCGTGTCCTGCCGACGCTGATTGAATTTTGGCAAGGGCGACCCAATCGCCTCCACGATCGCCTGTGCTATCGGCGCCAAGGAGACCACTGGCAGCGGGTGCGCCTCTACCCCTAGGATTAGGGATACCTTTAGAGATTGGCTGAGATGCCCATGATTCCTAGTGAACTTATCCCCGCAGAGGGAACCATTGAACTCAATGCTGGCCGGCCAACGGTGACGTTAACGGTGGCCAATACGGGCGATCGCCCAATTCAGGTGGGATCTCACTACCACTTTTACGAAGTCAATCCAGCCCTCCAATTTGATCATGAACAGGCACGAGGAATGCGCTTAGATATTCCCGCTGGCACCGCCATTCGTTTTGAGCCGGGGGATGAGCGGGTGGTGCAACTGGTGGCCTTTGGTGGCAGTCGCCAAATCTATGGCTTTCGCGGCGAAGTCAACGGTGCGCTCTAGTCGGGATTCCAAGCATCCTGTAGATTAAACAGTATGGATGACAATGATTTCCCCCTTCTCGACACTTCAGAAGATGCACTAGCGGCGCTGCCGAGTGAGGAGAGCGATCGCCCCGATCCCGAAGCCATGTTGCCCCTGCTGACCTCCGCCGATGTGACGGAGCGGATGTTGGCGGCTCGCGCCTTTTGCGAATTGCAGGATGAACGCGCCACACCCTATCTCATCAATCTCCTGCAAGAACCCTGTCCCCTTGTCCGTGTCAGTGCCGCCTATGCCCTTGGCCGTAACCCCAGTTTGGCAGCGGTGGATGCCCTCATTCAGCAATTGGAGCAGGACTGGAATGGCTATGTCCGCAAAGGCATTGTTTGGGCCTTGGGTAACTGTGGCGTCCGCTTTCCCTTGCCAGAAATTTATCGGCGCACCCTTGATCCCTTGATTCGTGCCCTGCAAACGGATATTTCTGCCGTGCGTCTATGGGCAGCGAGTTCCTTGGGTCAGGTGGCAGAAGCTAGTGAAGAGGCGGCGACGGTTGCCATTCCTGCCCTTGCCCTTGCCTTGGCTCAGGACGCGATCGCCGCTGTGCGTAGTAACTGTGCTTGGGCCTTAGGTCATGCCTGTCGCAAAATTCCCCTTGGGCCTCTTTACACCCAAGCCATTGATCAACTCATTGCTGCCCTGCGGGACAGTGATATGGGTGTCCAAGAAGATGCCAAAGCAGCGCTGTTCAAGCTGGGGGATGCACGGGGACTGCAAGCGATCGAAGACCTGCAACTAGAAGCCTTTGGCTAGGGGATGCCTCAGATGGCCAAACCACTGGTAGAGCTGCGCGGTGTCTGCAAATCCTTTGGCAATAAGCATGTCCTCAATGATGTGGATTTAGTCATCTATCCCCAAGATGCCCTTGTGATTCTCGGCCCCTCTGGCACGGGCAAGTCAACAATTCTGCGCATTATTGCTGGGTTACTCGCTCCCGATAAAGGCGAAGTTTATGTGGCCGGTGAACGGCGTCAAGGGTTGCGCCAAGATGGCCTGTGCCGGTTGCGGATGAGCATGGTCTTTCAGCAATCTGCCCTCTTTGACTCCCTCACGGTTGCTGAGAATGTCGGCTTTTATTTATACCAGCACACCCGTTTGCCCGAAGCCCGCATTCGCGAAATTGTCAGTGAAAAACTGGCGATGGTCGGCCTCTCTGGCATGGAAGACCTCTACCCAGCCCAGTTGTCTGGGGGGATGCGCAAGCGAGTCAGCTTTGCCCGCGCCATTGTGGATAATCCCGAAGACCCCGATGATGATCCCTATCTCCTGCTTTACGATGAGCCAACGGCAGGGCTAGATCCCATTGCCTCAACAGTGATTGAGGATTTGATTCGCGAATTACGGGAAAAGACGGGTCATGCTTACGTTGTTGTGACTCATCAAAACAGCACAATTGAGCGCACGGGCGATCGCCTGATTCTCCTCTACCAAGGCCGCATTTGTTGGCAGGGCACCCATGCCGAAGCCCGCACGACCGATAATCCCTACCTGCGGCAGTTTCTCAGCGGTGATGTCAACGGTCCGATTCGGATCATTGATCAAGTGGGTACCGCTGCTCTATAAATAACGTAATAAATAAGGAATCAATAATCGTGGCTTTACACATCGCATGGCTTGGCAAAAAATCTCCCCCCTGCGGCAATGTCACCTATAGTCGTGAAATTACCAATGGGCTATTGGATCGCGGGTACCAAGTGAGCTTTCTGCATTTTGCCCAAGAGGATGAACAGGACGCTGAGAACGAAGGGGAGATGCCAGATGTGACGCTCCCTTGCCTCTATAAATCGCAAGTCTATACCC includes:
- a CDS encoding septal ring lytic transglycosylase RlpA family protein, which translates into the protein MKKTLYVGLTTTTLAVLGILSSSRATTTTPAIESGSAPSSPVVATKVGERQSTAPTTTRAIASLHRHQQQGREAVTVYLRGIPVLTFLGQRVAATEGVKVAAANGAAMPEQTTLSEAAQQATLLTARLNQLHEQGFDANLVRVGWDAQQQQYRIYADKEPLLTLNNQVTLPNSSQRNDENALRITNLIRRQLGNAPALTSVEGSPNTVVAMGPIRMQLTGIASWYGPGFHGARTANGERFDQDALTAAHRTLPFGTRVRVTNLQNGRSVVVRINDRGPFTGGREIDLSRGAAAAIGLIGAGVGPVRIDVLD
- a CDS encoding DUF2339 domain-containing protein, with the translated sequence MEDRDDLRRRLENLETAVAALQRSLEILQRAILREDLSSSGVPEPATPSTPPEEPTAIAPAPAAEPQPPAPESPAVPPLRPVRPSQADWLQNWELWLNRLGIGLLLLGIGFLFRYAVELGWITDAVLVAMGFVIGTGLMGLGWRLQRRAIFSQFLQGGGLATYYLTIFAAYQFLSVMPWGVAFPVMVLVTLGAFFISLRQNRAIFAVIGVVGGLATPLLLYNTEMSRPLALASYTFLILLGSWAIYAVKGWRSLLLSAFWLGWLMLTVSITAQRLDRVVALQTILALTWLGFTVLPPWYQGRNHDRAGELYRPQETSPPSYGQTIALFNPLIALGLSAFLWDWSATLTGRVLILFGGLYLVTSVLWRRIPQPWRWVYSLTGLVLIAFGIVVRYDSNRFILAPLAIEGLILHYLSQHYASRTLRVIAHLWWGLLGLGFVGQLLFTAADRPPLLNVAFFSHLVVLAAAAVSIRFLPPPTRPLYWILGYGVTMIWMQHELAPFGTGAATLVWGLFGVGLLIYGLRRDTSAVRTVALITLIITLVRLFFVDLIHLAPVWRVLLFMGFGLIFLLLSYFFRALWRRSPVESSRISEETPSNESEENP
- the pdxH gene encoding pyridoxamine 5'-phosphate oxidase; amino-acid sequence: MTRIADLRRDYRRQRLLESEAAEDAIEQFRLWFTDAVNAELPEPNAMTLATIGLDGMPAARVVLLKDVDDRGFVFFTNYRSRKGLELAAHPKAALVFWWAELERQVRIEGTVEQISAAESDAYFQSRPLGSRWGAWASQQSEVLESYADLEARLAEVEARYGENVPRPEHWGGYRVLPTLIEFWQGRPNRLHDRLCYRRQGDHWQRVRLYP
- a CDS encoding urease subunit beta, giving the protein MIPSELIPAEGTIELNAGRPTVTLTVANTGDRPIQVGSHYHFYEVNPALQFDHEQARGMRLDIPAGTAIRFEPGDERVVQLVAFGGSRQIYGFRGEVNGAL
- a CDS encoding HEAT repeat domain-containing protein; amino-acid sequence: MDDNDFPLLDTSEDALAALPSEESDRPDPEAMLPLLTSADVTERMLAARAFCELQDERATPYLINLLQEPCPLVRVSAAYALGRNPSLAAVDALIQQLEQDWNGYVRKGIVWALGNCGVRFPLPEIYRRTLDPLIRALQTDISAVRLWAASSLGQVAEASEEAATVAIPALALALAQDAIAAVRSNCAWALGHACRKIPLGPLYTQAIDQLIAALRDSDMGVQEDAKAALFKLGDARGLQAIEDLQLEAFG
- a CDS encoding ABC transporter ATP-binding protein; its protein translation is MAKPLVELRGVCKSFGNKHVLNDVDLVIYPQDALVILGPSGTGKSTILRIIAGLLAPDKGEVYVAGERRQGLRQDGLCRLRMSMVFQQSALFDSLTVAENVGFYLYQHTRLPEARIREIVSEKLAMVGLSGMEDLYPAQLSGGMRKRVSFARAIVDNPEDPDDDPYLLLYDEPTAGLDPIASTVIEDLIRELREKTGHAYVVVTHQNSTIERTGDRLILLYQGRICWQGTHAEARTTDNPYLRQFLSGDVNGPIRIIDQVGTAAL